A single genomic interval of Symphalangus syndactylus isolate Jambi chromosome 18, NHGRI_mSymSyn1-v2.1_pri, whole genome shotgun sequence harbors:
- the TTC32 gene encoding tetratricopeptide repeat protein 32 isoform X1, translated as MEGQRQESHATLTLAQAHFNKGEYAEAEALYSAYIRQCACAASSNESSGSKCSPEDLATAYNNRGQIKYFRVDFYEAMDDYTSAIEVQPNFEVPYYNRGLILYRLGYFDDALEDFKKVLDLNPGFQDATLSLKQTILDKEEKQRRNVAKNY; from the exons ATGGAAGGACAGCGGCAAGAAAGCCACGCAACCCTAACACTCGCCCAGGCTCATTTCAACAAGGGAGAGTACGCTGAGGCCGAGGCGCTGTACTCCGCTTACATTCGCCAGTGCGCCTGCGCAGCCTCCAGCAACGAGAGTTCCGGGAG CAAATGCAGCCCTGAGGATTTGGCTACTGCATATAACAACAGGGGGCAAATCAAGTACTTCAGGGTTGATTTTTATGAAGCCATGGATGACTACACATCTGCCATAGAAGTCCAACCCAATTTTGAAGTTCCATATTACAACAGAGGGTTGATACTGTATAGGCtgg GATATTTTGATGATGCTTTGGAAGATTTCAAGAAGGTCTTAGACTTAAATCCTGGATTTCAAGATGCTACTTTGAGCTTAAAACAGACTATtctagacaaagaagaaaaacaaagaagaaatgttgcaaaaaattattga
- the TTC32 gene encoding tetratricopeptide repeat protein 32 isoform X2 has protein sequence MDVSEGTTMSSSHSYLISSSQCWNRSDRLISKCSPEDLATAYNNRGQIKYFRVDFYEAMDDYTSAIEVQPNFEVPYYNRGLILYRLGYFDDALEDFKKVLDLNPGFQDATLSLKQTILDKEEKQRRNVAKNY, from the exons ATGGATGTTTCAGAAGGAACCACCATGTCATCATCACATAGTTACTTAATATCAAGTAGTCAGTGTTGGAACCGTTCTGATCGACTAATAAG CAAATGCAGCCCTGAGGATTTGGCTACTGCATATAACAACAGGGGGCAAATCAAGTACTTCAGGGTTGATTTTTATGAAGCCATGGATGACTACACATCTGCCATAGAAGTCCAACCCAATTTTGAAGTTCCATATTACAACAGAGGGTTGATACTGTATAGGCtgg GATATTTTGATGATGCTTTGGAAGATTTCAAGAAGGTCTTAGACTTAAATCCTGGATTTCAAGATGCTACTTTGAGCTTAAAACAGACTATtctagacaaagaagaaaaacaaagaagaaatgttgcaaaaaattattga
- the TTC32 gene encoding tetratricopeptide repeat protein 32 isoform X3 — MDDYTSAIEVQPNFEVPYYNRGLILYRLGYFDDALEDFKKVLDLNPGFQDATLSLKQTILDKEEKQRRNVAKNY; from the exons ATGGATGACTACACATCTGCCATAGAAGTCCAACCCAATTTTGAAGTTCCATATTACAACAGAGGGTTGATACTGTATAGGCtgg GATATTTTGATGATGCTTTGGAAGATTTCAAGAAGGTCTTAGACTTAAATCCTGGATTTCAAGATGCTACTTTGAGCTTAAAACAGACTATtctagacaaagaagaaaaacaaagaagaaatgttgcaaaaaattattga